Part of the Montipora foliosa isolate CH-2021 chromosome 13, ASM3666993v2, whole genome shotgun sequence genome is shown below.
ACCTGCTAATGTGAGTCTCTGTAGGCTTGTCCAGTTTTGAACTGCTACCAAAGTGTCATACACACCTCTTATAGAATGACACCTTTCTATACTACAATTGATCAAAGAACAAAAACCAGGAATAAATTTAGAAAGTCATGAGCAAAAGGCTCGAAGAAATTGACAAACACACCAAAACAAAATTGCTCAAAAATTCCATCTATGTCTCATTTTGTTGTTATGGATTTTAAACACTGCCTTGAGACAGAAGTCTTTTTTTGCTACTTTCTTGCAAAGAAAGGGAGAaccaacaaaataaaacaaaacacatGTCATGTTGCTATGTAACATTTTCTGGATCAAATTAAATGCCAGGTATGAAAACTGCAGCACAGCCGAGTGGTTAGGTTGCTGGACTTGAGACATCCGGAGGTCCTAGGTTCAAGTCTCGCCCTGGTCACCAGCTGGAGTTGTTTTGAGTGTTCCCAGGCTCAAGTCCTCAGcggcacttgtaaatagccaactggtttgcccaccaacagttgggattcttaacagatcgtactggaaagctggttaatacttacttagaacagacaccaataaaaCGATGCGCACAACAAACAACTCATCAACGACATCAACAagagacaaacaacacactgatttactctatcacagtactgcccaacatATTCTATGATACACAGTCATACAGACTGGCCTTAGACCTacagacggatcgaaacgcaccaatcgcTATTCAGTCttcacagccaattacatctaggctcaactgacagttgaccaataacatcacaaaTAAGTTGGCCAATGACATGTATAACCAGAGTTCTtattatagtatctactgaggttacacaaatcacttgactctgaagatgacttccgctcaggttgacaaaacgtcagtcaatgtcatctcaaatagtccttctcaggactacactcacccagacgatcgtactttacttaattattctTAACTATGTTGTGATCATCTGTATTGCTTTGCTTTATTCATTTGAGGGTCACTATGTAAAAGATTGGGTTACAAGTAATCAGTGTTCACCCTCGTTAAATATTATGAACTTATAAAAATGAGCTTACTTTGAACAACTTTCTTTCCAAGAAATCAATAATTCTTTGAGCTCTGTTGGCTCACAGTGTAATAATCACTCACCAGGCTCAGATACTGAAGGCAGTTCATAATAATTTCATAGTTTTGAAAACCGCCACTTGCATATTTGGCTTACCTCGACGTATTACATTGAACAGGATCATAGTGGGTCTTTGTGAAAGTCAGCCCAGGTACGGATAGACGTATCAGCTCAAATTCTGTTATTTCCCTGCACGCTTTTGTCATTCGTTCAAAGCAACCTTCACAGCTCAACTCATTTTGAGTTGCTGACCTCACACTTGAGCAGTGGGAAACCCTTTTGCCAGTCTTCATTAATTTACCAGAAAAGTCAACACTGCTCCCAACCCTCTTGCTTTCACCAGCTTGGCACAACATGCAAGCACAAACACTGAGTGACACAAGATGCTTGAATTCTGCAATAACCTCTATTAAAGTATTTTGCCATTTTCCATTAGATGCTTGGAGGTGTACTCCATGGAGGTTCAGCTGGGACAAGTTGGGGCAGCATATTGCCAGTGATTTCAATCCTTGAAGCTTGAAAGTAGAAAGATTTAAAGTAACCATTGTTTGTTAATAAAACTAGTGAAAGtgtaaaattataatttgttCTTCCCTGAGAAAAACAATATAAACTGTATGATTGCACTCACTCCATATCCTAAATTTTGTCTAAAAATGGGAAAATAAATTGTGCCAAAAATACCTCCTCTCTTCTTCTAAAATCAAGCATTGATTCATTTCTTCCCacacaaaataacaaatggaattattttttttgccctCTCAAAATAAGAATCCTTAATTGAAGCTTACTCATAAAATTCTCTTTGCGCCAAACTGATTTAAACAAGAAAACTTTGAGTGTATAGAATGTTCCACACCTCATCTTGTTGACTTTGCATACACTAGAgctgacaataataattattgtaccaCAGGGTCTGCATTCTGTATTCTGTATTTGTGCCCATGCAGTCCATGTTTAATTCTCAATTTTCAATCTGGAGTCTAATTATAATAATCCTTGTTTTACACTGCCTGTGCTGAGTGAGTACCTAATTCCCAAAACTAGTTTGTACCATAATTTACCAGATATAAACAAGTAAATAGTAATGCATGTACATATCTCCAGTGAAAGACCCAAGAACATCCTTGACGATGAAGATTTTATAccttgaagatctttgaagaatCTTTGAAAGATCATCAAAGATATTCATTTGCTAAATGAAGAAATACTGGCAGACATCACAAAAAGTTGAGGATGATAGagaatacatgtatttataacatttaatacatacatgtattaatatTTGACATACAGACATGGAAATACTCTCTATTATTACTGTTGTACCACCTACCAGCTCAAAACAGCCAACACAGTTGTGCAGGTTTAAAACCTTTAAGTTTGGTGATGACGTTGCAACCACTTGCAACAAATGACCATCAATTTTCAATCCGCAGAGGTTCAAATAATGTAATGTTTGCTTACTGAGGATAGCTGAAAGAAGAGTTGAATCACACACACGCAAGTCTCCTAAATCAATGTTGGTTAATGAAACATCCTCCAAAATTTGCAGATGATTGATGTACAAAGAAGGAGGTTCCATGGTGGCCCAGGAAGGAAAAAGAAACGAATGCAGTTTACCACAGTCACGCTGGGATGCTAATGCAACCAAGAACATTTCCTTCAATTTAGATGAAAATACTACACTTCTCTCAGGAAGGTGTTCACCACTACAACTCTGATTTTCAAACAAGGAACGACTTCCTTCAATGGTAAGCTCAAAGCAAGAACACGGACCTCCTCTAATCTCAGTCCACTGCAGTGTAAACTTTCGTAAACAAAGCCCCCTGCAAATGATTGGCACTGCAGAATTATTTATTAATTGTGCATTTTTCCGTGTCAAACAAATAACAATTGTCAGACGGTCCAGTCCTTTGAAAGCTTGGTTGAGTTCATCACAAAATGAGGTCAATAGTTTGAGTTCTTGGTTTCTTGACAGAGATGTTGTAGAGGTGTACATATCATCATAATTCAATGACCATTCCAATGTTGTGATATTCTTATTATTTTTGAAAacagagcaaattgttttctttgaaacctCACAACCCATAACATTAAGAGACCTTAGCTTTCGGCATGTTTGCAGAGCACTAGACAGTGGGCCAGTTTTCAGCCAGTAGCAATCTTGCAAATTTAGATCCTCTAAGGAATGCTTGAACTTGCTAATATACTTGCAAACAGCAAGAGAAGAGATGCGTTGCCCATGCTGTAAATGTAAAcatctgaaacaaaagaaaaacaaaagaagttatcACCACTGAATTTTGTATTAAGGAGCTAATGCAAGGATGATGACAACGACTACAAGAATGTTGTcttagaataattattattatttactgttATTGTTACAGTAATGATTTCTAGATTACTCCAAGTCCTTTGGCATGCACAGTGCGTCTAACATTCTtggattaaaattattgttataaatttgaaaatttatcgtcaggtgctcaCATCCTTCaaataacctcaaatttggtcattttatgcCATGTGTGTGGAGCATGCAGAGTGATTCTTTTTCTTCAACTTCaattaatttattgttttgtaACATTCTAGTAGATGTCATCTTCATCCTTGCATAAGTTCCCTAATGTTTCTTAAATCCCATAATTTGCAAGGGGCAATACTTCTCTGTCTCCTCCTCACGCTTGTTTTCATGATTGTTGAGCCATGGCAGCTCATCTCTACAGcccaaacttttttttttttgccattcttGTTGGCCAGAATATCCCAGTACATGTATGCTTGTGTATGTGGCAGCTCATAGGCTGGATTGGACACTACAGATGAGTAACATGGAGGGACAGATCCCACCAGCTTCAATTCTCTAAACATCTTTTAATACTGCTTGTACGTTATGCCTCTCCAGTTGCTTGGAAAATTTGGGCT
Proteins encoded:
- the LOC137983690 gene encoding F-box/LRR-repeat protein 7-like; this encodes MESLPKEILFMIFQNLHPLELVPLSRVNNRWRDVALHPRLHRCLHLQHGQRISSLAVCKYISKFKHSLEDLNLQDCYWLKTGPLSSALQTCRKLRSLNVMGCEVSKKTICSVFKNNKNITTLEWSLNYDDMYTSTTSLSRNQELKLLTSFCDELNQAFKGLDRLTIVICLTRKNAQLINNSAVPIICRGLCLRKFTLQWTEIRGGPCSCFELTIEGSRSLFENQSCSGEHLPERSVVFSSKLKEMFLVALASQRDCGKLHSFLFPSWATMEPPSLYINHLQILEDVSLTNIDLGDLRVCDSTLLSAILSKQTLHYLNLCGLKIDGHLLQVVATSSPNLKVLNLHNCVGCFELLQGLKSLAICCPNLSQLNLHGVHLQASNGKWQNTLIEVIAEFKHLVSLSVCACMLCQAGESKRVGSSVDFSGKLMKTGKRVSHCSSVRSATQNELSCEGCFERMTKACREITEFELIRLSVPGLTFTKTHYDPVQCNTSSIERCHSIRGVYDTLVAVQNWTSLQRLTLAGTCCIKNSFILV